The DNA window CAATTTCACGTTAACGAACGATCCCGATGTGGCGGATGACAACGTTCAGAAAGCGGCTACGGGCACGTAAATCAGAAAGGAAGTGGCGAATTGCCGGCATTTTTGGGAAGCGTCAAAATTGTCGTCGTCAACGCGGGGGGAATCGTCCGGACGGGGAACGCCGTCACGCTTGCGCCGGCATCCGCGGACAAGACGTTTGCCGGCGCGGGTTCGATGGTACAAGGCGATTTTCCTGTATCGCGCACCTTTTTCAATGCTACAATTACAGACGACAATGATGTTGCCGACGAGGACGTCGCAAAGGTATAATAGTGTTTGTGTAAAACAGATTAATACAGTTTGACGCGAAAGGGTGCAACGGGTGGGTTCCTTCACGAACGAAACAATGACGAAGCACGAGCAATTATTGCAATATATCGAAGGATTAAAAGTCAGCACAAAAATCTCCGTTCGCAAAATGGCCAAAGACATGGATGTCAGCGAAGGAACGGCATACAGGGCGATCAAGGAAGCGGAAAGCTTAGGGCTTGTGGCGACAAAGGAACGCATCGGCACCGTCCGGATTGAAAAGGCAAAGCGCATGAACATCTATCAGCTGACGTTTGCCGATGTGGTTCATATTGTTGACGGCACGGTGCTGGGCGGTTTTGACGGGCTGGATAAAAATTTGAACAAATTCGTGATCGGCGCGATGGAACAGGACGCGATGAAGTCATACATCGAGGCGGACAGCCTGCTTATTGTCGGCAACCGCAATGAAGCCCATACCGCTGCGCTGCAGTTGGGCGCCGGCGTGCTGATTACCGGCGGGTTTGGCACGACGCAGGAAGTGATTGAACTGGCGGACAAAAAGGCGCTGCCGGTCATTACTTGCGGTTACGATACGTTCACGGTCGCCTCGATGATCAACCGGGCCATCTATGACAGCCTGATCAAAAAGAAGATTTTGCTGGTTGAAGATATTTTGACATCCCGCGCAATGGTCGCCACTTTGAAAGTGAACCATACGATCAACGATTGGCGGGCGTTGGTGGAATCGACCGGCCACAGCCGTTTTCCCGTTATCGATGAGTGGAACCGGGTCATCGGCATGCTGACGGCGAAAGATGTCGTGGGAGCGGACGGGCATCAGACAATCGAGCGGTTTATGACCCGCAATCCGTTAACCGTTAACGCCAAAACGTCCGTCACCGCCGCGGCGCATATGATGGTCTGGGAAGGCATCGAACTCATTCCGGTGGTTGACGCCAACCGCAAATTAATCGGCGTAATCAGCCGGCGGGATGTATTGAAAGCGATCCAGTATATCCAGCGTGAGCCGCAGCTTGGCGAAACGATCGAAGATTCGATCGTAAGCGGATTTGCGGAAGTGAAAAACGGGAAAAACGACTTGCTGTTGCGCGGGTCCATTTCGCCGCAAATGGTCAATCATCTGGGGACCGCGTCGGAAGGAATCCTGACGACGCTCATGGCGAAAGCGGCTCTTGCCGCCATTAAAGAGCACAAAAAGGGCGACCTGGTCATGGAAAATATCACAATCTATTTTGTCCGCCCCGTGCAAATCGACAGTGTGATCGAAATCCACCCCCGCATGATTGAGGTAAGCCGCAAGTTCGGCAAAGCGGAAATAACCGTTGAATGCGACGGCCATGTGATCGCCAAGGCCATGCTGACGGCGCAAATCATTGAGCATTGAACCGCCCCGTTTTTAGCGAAGCCGTTTGCTGAAAAACATATGGTTGCGGATTCCGGAAAATAAATTGAACAGTCCAAGCAGGAAAAAGACGACTCCTACGCCAAGCCGCACGTATGAAAGCGCGAAAGCGAACAACTGGATGAAGGCGAGCAAAACAAGCAACGCGCCCAGGCATATATTCATTTTGGCATTGTAGACGCCACGCAATGCGGTGTCGTTTTGCCGCCGATATTTAAAGCTGAAATAGACGGACAGTCCGAGCAAAAGCAAAAGGACGGCGTAAATAACGTACATGGCAAATTCCATAAAGCGCGCATCTCCTGTTGATTCAAAATAGGCGGTAGCCCATCTATAACAGTAACCGATGGCGCTTCCCAAAGCAACAGTTCAATTTTCCCGCACTTCTTGCACCGCGATATAAAACCGAAGTTCCGTCTGGATCAGGAATGCCATCTTTATATCGACCGCATAGTCTTTTTCCAAAATATTCGCGTAAATTTTGTTGTGGAACGTGTGGCGCGCAATCCGGATCCGCCCGGGAAGCTGGCTTATCGGCTGTCCTTTGAAAATGCTCAGATCCTGTTTGACCCTGTTTTTCACCTCCACTTTGGAAATGTCGTCCAGGCGGTTATCCTCCTCTTCTTCCACGATAATCTCCACGCTTTTCACCACCGATCCGCTTCTTTTATATTGTTGCAGGTCGGCAAGTTTGCCTTGCAAATCCGTATTTTCCGCAAGCAGCGTTTTGTTTTGCAGCACGATCGTGTTGAACTGGTGTTGGTACAGGGCCATAAACAGCGCCCCGCCGATGATGATTCCGGCGATAAACAAACCGGCCTGCTGCAGCCTGTTTGCCCTGTTTTGCAACGGTTTATTCAATGCTGGAGGCCTCCGTTGCAGATCCACTCGATGAGTTTTGTGCCAAGATGGGCGCCGGTAAATGCGATGATAACATGCAAGATTTGTTTGATCGCAGGAGATATGTTGCCGTCAAGGAAGTTGCTTTCGATGGCCCTGAACGGGTCGATCGTGCCCCCGATTGCGGCGACGACGGCCCAAATCTTGATTTTTTCCGCCGTCGTCTGCATGTACATGGACGGCGGCTGCACAGTCAGTACAGCGGCGATGCCGGCCATGAAAGCAGATCCCAGCACGACGCCAAAAGCGACACAAAAGTCGGCTGTCATTTTTGCGGCGAAGTTACCCATATGCGTTCCGCCTTTCTTCAATATTTTGCGGGCGTTTATGCGGGTTGTCCCTGTTTTCATATGTATGGGAAAGCCGCTGCGAATTATGATAAAATTAATAATAGAAATATAACGATTCGTTCAGGAAAAGGGGAACAATGCGATGCGGCGCTTTGTGCACCTGCATGTCCATAGCGAATACAGCTTGCTGGATGGCGCGGCGCGCTTGCGGGAGCTTGTTGCCACAGCCGCGGAACTGGGCATGGACGCGCTCGCTTTAACCGATCACGGCGTGATGTATGGCGTCATCCCGTTTTACAAAGCGTGCCGGGAACACGGCATCAAGCCGATCATCGGCTGCGAAATGTACATGGCGACGGGATCGCTTAAAGAAAAGGCATCCCGCGCGGAGCAGCCGACCACCCATTTGACGCTTTTGGCGAAAAATGAACAGGGATATCGAAATTTGTTGAAACTGGTTTCCATCGCCCATCTTGAAGGGTTTTACTATAAACCCCGCATCGACTTTGCGCATCTTTCCGCCCACGCGGAAGGATTGATTTGCTTGAGCGGCTGTATGAGCAGCCGGATTTCGCGGGATTTGCTGGCGGGGAAAAAGCGGGAGGCGCGGGCAACCGCCTTGCGCTACCGGGAATTGTTCGGCGACGATTATTATTTGGAAATTCAGGATCACGGCTTGCTGGAACAGAAAAAATTGGCGCAGGATCTCATTGCGTTAAGCCGGGAAACCGGCATTCCGCTGGTGGCGACCAACGACGCGCATTACTTGCGGCAAGAAGATGCGCAAGTGCAGGACGTATTGTTGTG is part of the Bacilli bacterium genome and encodes:
- a CDS encoding YtrH family sporulation protein translates to MGNFAAKMTADFCVAFGVVLGSAFMAGIAAVLTVQPPSMYMQTTAEKIKIWAVVAAIGGTIDPFRAIESNFLDGNISPAIKQILHVIIAFTGAHLGTKLIEWICNGGLQH
- a CDS encoding YtpI family protein, whose protein sequence is MEFAMYVIYAVLLLLLGLSVYFSFKYRRQNDTALRGVYNAKMNICLGALLVLLAFIQLFAFALSYVRLGVGVVFFLLGLFNLFSGIRNHMFFSKRLR
- a CDS encoding spore germination protein, with protein sequence MPAFLGSVKIVVVNAGGIVRTGNAVTLAPASADKTFAGAGSMVQGDFPVSRTFFNATITDDNDVADEDVAKV
- a CDS encoding DRTGG domain-containing protein, giving the protein MTKHEQLLQYIEGLKVSTKISVRKMAKDMDVSEGTAYRAIKEAESLGLVATKERIGTVRIEKAKRMNIYQLTFADVVHIVDGTVLGGFDGLDKNLNKFVIGAMEQDAMKSYIEADSLLIVGNRNEAHTAALQLGAGVLITGGFGTTQEVIELADKKALPVITCGYDTFTVASMINRAIYDSLIKKKILLVEDILTSRAMVATLKVNHTINDWRALVESTGHSRFPVIDEWNRVIGMLTAKDVVGADGHQTIERFMTRNPLTVNAKTSVTAAAHMMVWEGIELIPVVDANRKLIGVISRRDVLKAIQYIQREPQLGETIEDSIVSGFAEVKNGKNDLLLRGSISPQMVNHLGTASEGILTTLMAKAALAAIKEHKKGDLVMENITIYFVRPVQIDSVIEIHPRMIEVSRKFGKAEITVECDGHVIAKAMLTAQIIEH